Proteins encoded together in one Quercus lobata isolate SW786 chromosome 3, ValleyOak3.0 Primary Assembly, whole genome shotgun sequence window:
- the LOC115981912 gene encoding transmembrane protein 53, whose product MGSFSGILQRPLAAATTVAVAFVSAEKLPLHKSSDTSSSSTSDFVDSSTSNSLQQQQQQPKPSWISHFSVSKLANFSFVTRIRVPLPNINFPPVPDSGRNFVPSLLYSSPALLNLFHPAELAKPLKPTACITTSSPSSSEVMYRWHLPEPNAIDVSGTSDCSSAKSRTVVVLLGWLGAKQKHLNTYAELYTSRGFHAITFTFPMAEILSYQVGGKAEEHIDLLVNHLADWLEEEHGKNLVFHTFSNTGWLTYGVILEKFKKQDPSLMGRIRGCIVDSAPVAAPDPQVWASGFSAAFLKKHSVATKGTICSNESGMKVLVGSKEVVEPKPAVTEAALLLVLEKFFEVVLNLPEVNRRLSDVLGLLSSGQPSCPQLYIYSSADRVIPAGSVESFIKEQRRAGREVRACNFVSTPHVDHFRNDPKLYTLQLTQFLEDCVLTCCKRSQ is encoded by the exons ATGGGTTCCTTCTCAGGAATCCTTCAACGCCCTTTAGCTGCGGCTACCACAGTTGCTGTAGCTTTTGTTTCTGCTGAAAAACTGCCCCTTCACAAATCCTCTgatacttcttcttcttctacatcAGATTTCGTCGACTCCTCAACTTCCAATTCCttacaacaacagcaacaacaacccAAGCCATCATGGATTTCTCATTTCTCCGTTTCTAAGCTTGCCAACTTTTCTTTTGTAACCAGAATTCGAGtacctcttcccaacattaaCTTCCCGCCGGTTCCTGATTCGGGCCGCAATTTTGTTCCCTCTTTGTTGTATTCTTCTCCGGCTCTTCTCAATTTGTTTCATCCTGCAGAGTTGGCTAAGCCTCTAAAGCCAACTGCTTGTATAACTACCTCCTCGCCTTCTTCTTCTGAGGTTATGTATAGATGGCATTTACCAGAGCCGAATGCAATTGATGTTTCGGGTACTTCTGATTGTTCATCCGCAAAGTCTAGGACAGTGGTGGTTTTGCTTGGATGGTTGGGAGCAAAGCAAAAACATCTTAATACGTATGCAGAGTTGTATACTTCCAGGGGGTTTCATGCCATTACCTTTACTTTCCCAATGGCTGAGATTCTCAGTTACCAGGTTGGTgggaaagctgaagagcataTAGATTTGCTTGTGAACCATTTGGCTGATTGGTTAGAAGAGGAGCATGGAAAGAATCTGGTTTTTCATACCTTTAGCAACACTGGATGGTTAAC GTATGGGGTTATTTTGGAGAAGTTTAAGAAGCAGGATCCTTCTTTGATGGGAAGGATAAGGGGTTGCATTGTAGATTCTGCACCAGTGGCAGCACCTGATCCACAG GTCTGGGCATCAGGTTTCTCTGCAGCTTTTCTCAAAAAACATAGTGTTGCAACGAAGGGAACTATTTGCTCAAATGAATCAGGCATGAAGGTATTGGTTGGCAGCAAAGAAGTTGTGGAACCTAAACCAGCAGTGACTGAAGCTGCTTTGCTATTAGTTCTGGAGAAGTTCTTTGAGGTGGTTTTGAATCTTCCTGAAGTTAACAG GAGGCTTTCTGATGTATTGGGCTTGCTATCATCAGGACAACCAAGCTGTCCACAATTGTACATCTATAGCTCTGCAGACAGAGTCATTCCTGCAGGTTCTGTGGAATCTTTCATAAAGGAGCAGCGGAGGGCTGGGCGTGAGGTCAGGGCATGCAACTTTGTATCCACACCTCATGTTGATCATTTTAGAAATGATCCAAAACTGTATACTCTGCAGCTGACCCAGTTTCTGGAGGACTGTGTGCTTACTTGTTGCAAACGTTCTCAATAG